One window of the Triticum dicoccoides isolate Atlit2015 ecotype Zavitan chromosome 3B, WEW_v2.0, whole genome shotgun sequence genome contains the following:
- the LOC119281480 gene encoding 8-amino-7-oxononanoate synthase-like isoform X1, which produces MAQWDALVDGALASLAARRLLFNTRLIALAPPPPPSETSFAGPGPWDRATVEIQVDRTSIQQWLAANGEVSSQEDDEVNRELILFSGNDYMCLSSHPAVREAAVKAAQDYGMGPRGSSLICGYTTYHKLVEESLAELQKKEDCLLCPTGFSANTALMTALGSISSLLVAGSKPAEDERIAIFSDALNHASTIDGIRLVERQHQAVAFVYKHCDMSHLDFLLSSCSMEKKVVVTDSLFSMDGDFAPLPQLVKLRNKYGFLLVVDDAHGTLLCGENGGGIPELFGCEDDIDICVGSLSKGVGCQGGFIACSTRWKRLILSRGRSFIFSTALPVPVVASVHAAIHVSKKERWRRSVIWEHVQYFASLTKLNVTSPIIVILVGSEEAAVKAHRHLLRSGFLVQPIRPPVVPPNSSRFQIALLRITLSSAHTSDDIRRLVDALAPWLPAQHAEQGCASVSRL; this is translated from the exons ATGGCGCAGTGGGACGCGCTCGTGGACGGCGCGCTCGCGAGCCTGGCCGCTAGGAGACTGCTGTTCAACACGCGCCTCAtcgccctcgcgccgccgccgccgccctccgaaaCCAGCTTCGCCGGACCGGGGCCCTGGGACCGCGCCACCGTCGAGATCCAGGTTGACCGCACCTCCATCCAACAATGGCTCGCCGCAA ATGGCGAGGTAAGCAGCCAAGAAGACGACGAGGTGAACCGGGAACTGATCCTCTTCTCCGGGAACGACTACATGTGCCTCAGCTCGCATCCGGCAGTCCGCGAGGCTGCAGTCAAG GCAGCTCAAGATTATGGAATGGGGCCGAGAGGATCTTCGTTGATCTGCGGGTACACTACTTATCACAAATTGGTGGAGGAGTCACTGGCGGAACTGCAGAAAAAAGAG GACTGCCTTCTTTGTCCCACCGGATTCTCCGCAAACACGGCCTTGATGACTGCACTGGGCAGTATCAGCTCTCTTCTGGTCGCTGGGAGCAAACCCGCAGAGGATGAGAGGATCGCAATTTTCTCAGACGCGCTGAACCATGCCTCCACCATTGATGGGATCCGCCTCGTGGAGAGGCAGCACCAAGCAGTGGCCTTCGTCTACAAGCACTGTGACATGTCGCACCTTGATTTCCTGCT GTCCAGTTGCTCAATGGAAAAGAAAGTTGTTGTCACAGATAG TCTGTTCAGCATGGATGGGGATTTTGCTCCGTTGCCTCAACTTGTCAAATTACGCAATAAATATGGATTTTTGTTGGTCGTCGATGAT GCACATGGAACGCTTCTTTGCGGCGAGAACGGTGGTGGCATACCTGAGCTGTTTGGATGTGAAGATGACATTGACATATGTGTTGGCTCCTTAAGCAAGGGAGTTGGTTGCCAGGGTGGTTTCATAGCATGCAG CACCAGATGGAAGAGGTTGATTCTATCGCGAGGCCGCTCATTCATATTTTCGACAGCTTTGCCGGTGCCCGTGGTTGCTTCTGTGCATG CTGCAATCCACGTTTCGAAGAAGGAGAGATGGCGAAGATCGGTCATCTGGGAGCACGTGCAGTATTTTGCTTCTCTGACCAAACTCAACGTAACTAGCCCCATCATCGTCATTCTCGTCGGAAGCGAGGAAGCGGCGGTCAAGGCTCACAG GCATCTTCTGAGATCTGGATTTCTCGTCCAACCAATCAGACCGCCCGTGGTGCCACCCAACTCAAGCAGGTTTCAAATTGCCCT GTTGCGAATTACTCTTAGCTCAGCTCATACCTCGGACGACATCAGAAGGCTTGTTGACGCGCTCGCTCCTTGGCTCCCGGCTCAACATGCCGAGCAGGGTTGCGCTTCAGTTTCAAGATTATAA
- the LOC119281480 gene encoding 8-amino-7-oxononanoate synthase-like isoform X2 — MAQWDALVDGALASLAARRLLFNTRLIALAPPPPPSETSFAGPGPWDRATVEIQVDRTSIQQWLAANGEVSSQEDDEVNRELILFSGNDYMCLSSHPAVREAAVKAAQDYGMGPRGSSLICGYTTYHKLVEESLAELQKKEDCLLCPTGFSANTALMTALGSISSLLVAGSKPAEDERIAIFSDALNHASTIDGIRLVERQHQAVAFVYKHCDMSHLDFLLSSCSMEKKVVVTDSLFSMDGDFAPLPQLVKLRNKYGFLLVVDDAHGTLLCGENGGGIPELFGCEDDIDICVGSLSKGVGCQGGFIACSTRWKRLILSRGRSFIFSTALPVPVVASVHAAIHVSKKERWRRSVIWEHVQYFASLTKLNVTSPIIVILVGSEEAAVKAHRHLLRSGFLVQPIRPPVVPPNSSRLRITLSSAHTSDDIRRLVDALAPWLPAQHAEQGCASVSRL; from the exons ATGGCGCAGTGGGACGCGCTCGTGGACGGCGCGCTCGCGAGCCTGGCCGCTAGGAGACTGCTGTTCAACACGCGCCTCAtcgccctcgcgccgccgccgccgccctccgaaaCCAGCTTCGCCGGACCGGGGCCCTGGGACCGCGCCACCGTCGAGATCCAGGTTGACCGCACCTCCATCCAACAATGGCTCGCCGCAA ATGGCGAGGTAAGCAGCCAAGAAGACGACGAGGTGAACCGGGAACTGATCCTCTTCTCCGGGAACGACTACATGTGCCTCAGCTCGCATCCGGCAGTCCGCGAGGCTGCAGTCAAG GCAGCTCAAGATTATGGAATGGGGCCGAGAGGATCTTCGTTGATCTGCGGGTACACTACTTATCACAAATTGGTGGAGGAGTCACTGGCGGAACTGCAGAAAAAAGAG GACTGCCTTCTTTGTCCCACCGGATTCTCCGCAAACACGGCCTTGATGACTGCACTGGGCAGTATCAGCTCTCTTCTGGTCGCTGGGAGCAAACCCGCAGAGGATGAGAGGATCGCAATTTTCTCAGACGCGCTGAACCATGCCTCCACCATTGATGGGATCCGCCTCGTGGAGAGGCAGCACCAAGCAGTGGCCTTCGTCTACAAGCACTGTGACATGTCGCACCTTGATTTCCTGCT GTCCAGTTGCTCAATGGAAAAGAAAGTTGTTGTCACAGATAG TCTGTTCAGCATGGATGGGGATTTTGCTCCGTTGCCTCAACTTGTCAAATTACGCAATAAATATGGATTTTTGTTGGTCGTCGATGAT GCACATGGAACGCTTCTTTGCGGCGAGAACGGTGGTGGCATACCTGAGCTGTTTGGATGTGAAGATGACATTGACATATGTGTTGGCTCCTTAAGCAAGGGAGTTGGTTGCCAGGGTGGTTTCATAGCATGCAG CACCAGATGGAAGAGGTTGATTCTATCGCGAGGCCGCTCATTCATATTTTCGACAGCTTTGCCGGTGCCCGTGGTTGCTTCTGTGCATG CTGCAATCCACGTTTCGAAGAAGGAGAGATGGCGAAGATCGGTCATCTGGGAGCACGTGCAGTATTTTGCTTCTCTGACCAAACTCAACGTAACTAGCCCCATCATCGTCATTCTCGTCGGAAGCGAGGAAGCGGCGGTCAAGGCTCACAG GCATCTTCTGAGATCTGGATTTCTCGTCCAACCAATCAGACCGCCCGTGGTGCCACCCAACTCAAGCAG GTTGCGAATTACTCTTAGCTCAGCTCATACCTCGGACGACATCAGAAGGCTTGTTGACGCGCTCGCTCCTTGGCTCCCGGCTCAACATGCCGAGCAGGGTTGCGCTTCAGTTTCAAGATTATAA